Part of the bacterium genome, AGGCAAAATCTACCTTGCCCAGATTAACGACCTCTGAGTAGTGGAATTCATGGCCCCGTATCCGGTCTAAATGAGACCAGCGGTTTAACCCTTGCCTCTTCAGGATTACATAACCGTGGCCCTTAGGCTTTTCCCGGATGATAATATCTGCCGGAATAACCCCCACCATTTCTCTGGTCCGGCTTCCCCAACGAATGGACCTGGAAAGATACATCAGTCCCCCGCACTCGGCATATACCGGCATTCCATTATCAATGGCGGTCCTAATATCTTTACGGAGGCCTTCATTCTTCTCCAGCTCGGACATAAAGACCTCCGGGAATCCCCCACCCAGATAAAGGCCGTTCACCTCGGGTAAGTGGCTGTCCTTTAAGGTGTCAAAAGGGACAAGCTCAGCTCCCGCGCCGCGAAGGGCTACCAAATTCTGGTGGTAATAAAAGGTAAAGGCTGCATCTTTCGCCACGCCCAGCCGGACCGAGGGCGGTTGATTTTTTCTATCAGCTTTATGATAGATGGGTAAAGGAGGCGCCGATCCGGCAATTTCAACTATCCGTTCCAAGTTGACATATTCCGCCACCTTTGATCCGATAGATGCAATTAAATCAGGAACGCGCCCCTCTTCTCTGGTCGGAATCAATCCTAGGTGTCTCTGTTTAATCTCAATACCTGACAGATGAGGCAAGGCACCCAGAACCTCTATCCCACAGTAGTGATCAATGGCCTCTTTTAATTTGGTCTCATGCCGGAGGCCAGAGACCTTGTTCAGAATAACACCTGCGATGACAATATCAGGCTCAAATTGCAGATAACCCAAAAGAAGAGCCGCAATCCCCCTGGTCATTCTGGAGGCATCAATAATCAAGATTACCGGGCTGGTTAATAGGCGGGCCAGGTGGGAGGTGCTCCCTTTCCCGTCCAGATCAACTCCATCGTAAAGGCCCATATTCCCTTCGATGAGGGATAAAAAAGCTCCCTGGCTTTCAGAGTGAAAGGCCTCCTTAATCCGGGCCTCTTCCATCATAAAGAGGTCCAGGTTGCAACAATTCCTTTCAGAGGCATCGGTAAGCCACATCGGATCGATGTAATCAGGCCCTTTCTTGAAGGGCTGGACATTGTAGCCGGCCATGGTTAAAACCGCACATAACCCGATACTCAATGTGGTCTTGCCTGAACTCCGATGGGGAGCTGAAATAACAATCCGGGGCGTCCTAAAACTATCCATTCACTTGGACACTTTTTCCTTCTAACTACTCAGGTGTTTAGGCTGAAGACTGAAGGCTGAAAGCTACTCAGGTGGATAGACTGAAGACTAAAGGCTATTGAACTTCAGTCTTCAACCTATCTGCCTGAATAGTTAATATTTTATCATAAAAATTTCAATGGGTCAAATTGTAATTTTCAATAATCAAGCCAGCTTACTATTAGAAAGATTTATATCTTCCGTATCTTCTCAATATTTCGGAGAAGGTCAGTGATCAGTCACCGGCAGGTGCTGCAGCTCGCCGCCGTGCAGGAGCTGCAACTGCTTGATGGAGAGGAAGAGATAGAGCCCTTCGATCCTTTAGAACTGAAGCCAAAGAGAGAAAAAAGTCGTTTTACTGCCTGACTGTCACATTTAGGGCATTTAGGTTCTTCCTCTCCCTGTTTAAAGAACTCAAACTCTTGGTCGCAGCCTAAACAATGATATTCATAAATAGGCATATCTCATCACCATCCGTAACCGTTCATCCCATGAGGCTGGACGCTGGATGCTCGATGCTCGATGATGGATACTGTATCCTTTACCAGCATCGAGGATCGAGCATCGAGAATCGAGCATCGAGGATCGAGTTTGTGCCTTAAGGGCTGAACGCTTATCACCATCCTTTGTTTACTCCCACCGTATCTACTCAAAATCAAGTTAAAAAAGTAAGCTCATTACAGATTATAGTGCTATGGGTTAAGTTTCATCTCCTTTTGTACCGACAGCGTTGGCATAAGAGCTTCCCCTCCCTTGATGCTTATCCTTACCCACAAATTGGGTAAAAGGATGGGGTAAACAAGAGCCTGCCTTGATGAAAATCAAGGATAAAAGATGTGGGTAAGGATAAGCCCCTCAAGGGAGAGGGAATTTTGCTTTGTCTCCCAACTAACTGCTTAACTTAGTTTTGAGTAGTTACCTCCCACCGGACTTATATTACTCTATGGCAACGACTTCTGCTACCTCGGGCACCAGGTTTTTAATGGCTCGCTCCACCCCCATTTTAAGAGTCATTTGAGACATCGGGCAGCCGCCACAAGCCCCGGTCAATCTAACCTTCACCTGGCCTCCTTCCACATCAACCAACTCCACATCGCCACCATCAGCCTGAAGCATAGGTCTTATTTGATTCAAGGCCTCCTCTACCTTCTCTCGCATCCTGAATCACCTCCCCTCTCAGATTTGCTTATCGTTACCCACAAATTG contains:
- a CDS encoding NifU family protein, which codes for MREKVEEALNQIRPMLQADGGDVELVDVEGGQVKVRLTGACGGCPMSQMTLKMGVERAIKNLVPEVAEVVAIE
- a CDS encoding cobyrinate a,c-diamide synthase, yielding MDSFRTPRIVISAPHRSSGKTTLSIGLCAVLTMAGYNVQPFKKGPDYIDPMWLTDASERNCCNLDLFMMEEARIKEAFHSESQGAFLSLIEGNMGLYDGVDLDGKGSTSHLARLLTSPVILIIDASRMTRGIAALLLGYLQFEPDIVIAGVILNKVSGLRHETKLKEAIDHYCGIEVLGALPHLSGIEIKQRHLGLIPTREEGRVPDLIASIGSKVAEYVNLERIVEIAGSAPPLPIYHKADRKNQPPSVRLGVAKDAAFTFYYHQNLVALRGAGAELVPFDTLKDSHLPEVNGLYLGGGFPEVFMSELEKNEGLRKDIRTAIDNGMPVYAECGGLMYLSRSIRWGSRTREMVGVIPADIIIREKPKGHGYVILKRQGLNRWSHLDRIRGHEFHYSEVVNLGKVDFAYEVVRGQGVDGRYDGIIHKNVLAAYTHLHSLGVPQWADDFVSLVKDVGFGK
- a CDS encoding zinc ribbon domain-containing protein is translated as MPIYEYHCLGCDQEFEFFKQGEEEPKCPKCDSQAVKRLFSLFGFSSKGSKGSISSSPSSSCSSCTAASCSTCR